In Gemmatimonadales bacterium, one DNA window encodes the following:
- a CDS encoding DUF1801 domain-containing protein, with the protein MKKSRSKRTASPSELIDARIEDLGDWRGELLSRLRALIRKADPDVAEEWKWETPVWSHSGLICTGETYKQVVKMTFAKGASLKDPSGLFNSSLEGNTRRAIDFHEGDRLDEGALKVLIRAAVAFNSSAALGAEHGGARSMKSKAPGEPRAGARCQVIGGTHAGKSGIIRDVNTSKTGHVTITVVQPNGQRFKTLAKNVVIRRGAAVARHGGARR; encoded by the coding sequence ATGAAGAAGAGCCGGTCGAAGAGAACCGCGTCTCCATCGGAGCTGATTGACGCGAGAATCGAGGATCTGGGCGACTGGAGGGGCGAGCTGCTCTCCCGGCTGCGCGCCCTGATCAGGAAGGCAGACCCCGACGTGGCCGAGGAGTGGAAGTGGGAGACGCCGGTCTGGTCGCACAGCGGGCTGATCTGCACCGGCGAGACGTACAAGCAGGTCGTGAAGATGACCTTCGCCAAGGGGGCCTCGCTGAAGGACCCTTCAGGCCTCTTCAATTCCAGTCTCGAGGGCAACACCAGGCGCGCCATCGACTTCCACGAAGGCGACAGGCTGGACGAGGGGGCTCTGAAGGTGCTCATTCGGGCCGCCGTAGCCTTCAACTCGTCGGCAGCCCTTGGAGCAGAACATGGCGGCGCGAGAAGCATGAAGTCGAAGGCACCAGGCGAACCACGGGCTGGCGCTCGCTGCCAGGTCATCGGCGGCACACATGCGGGCAAGTCCGGTATCATAAGGGACGTCAACACCAGCAAGACCGGTCACGTGACCATCACCGTGGTCCAGCCCAACGGACAGCGGTTCAAGACCCTCGCCAAGAACGTCGTGATTCGGCGGGGAGCGGCGGTCGCCCGCCACGGGGGCGCGCGCAGGTAG
- a CDS encoding DUF3224 domain-containing protein: MKHVANSRFTIKSWDEKPYGEGEGLPKLTRASVTRTFKGDIAGEGQVEYLMMYRGDGSATVVGLERVVGHVAGKAGSFVLQRTGAFENGVATESYVVIPGSGTGELRGLRGEGTSALGHGTEYPLTLHYELG, encoded by the coding sequence ATGAAACACGTCGCGAACTCCCGATTCACCATCAAGAGCTGGGACGAGAAGCCCTACGGCGAGGGCGAGGGCCTGCCGAAGCTGACCCGGGCCTCCGTCACGAGGACGTTCAAGGGTGATATCGCCGGCGAGGGGCAGGTCGAATACCTGATGATGTACCGCGGCGACGGCTCGGCCACGGTCGTCGGCCTCGAGCGGGTCGTCGGGCACGTTGCGGGGAAGGCGGGCAGCTTCGTGCTCCAGCGCACCGGAGCATTCGAGAACGGCGTGGCGACGGAGTCCTACGTCGTCATCCCCGGCTCCGGCACGGGAGAGCTTCGGGGCCTGCGGGGCGAGGGCACGTCGGCTCTCGGGCACGGGACCGAGTATCCACTGACGCTGCACTACGAGTTGGGCTGA